A region of Actinomycetota bacterium DNA encodes the following proteins:
- a CDS encoding dihydrolipoamide acetyltransferase family protein produces MANVVMPQLGETVIEGTIIRWLKAEGDEIALDEPLFEISTDKVDTEVPSPAAGTLERILVAEGQTVPVGTELALIGAAGSTGDADRELRDEVPRMAAPAEPATPVPDVAGGPAAPPAEPAGPPATPAIPPTPPAPPVVRIDEGGNEPADRGARSAVLSPVVRRLAAENDIDLSRITGTGTGGRITRADVEAAVASPPTQAPVPGAAPQAPTPAERLAAEPPSAEPPAVAPAVAAAGPVSSPSEGEEVQPLSHLRRAIASHMVASSQTAARAWTVVEVDMENIVRLRVRVKDGFLEREGFKLTYMPFVTRAANEALAEFPMVNAELRGEELVMRRQFHMGIAVSIEGGLIVPVIEDAGSLNLVGLARAIDDVATRARSKQLKPDEVHGSTFSITNPGAFGSLASVPIINQPNTAILSFDAIEPRAVVIDDAIAIRHRVYLSMSWDHRVIDGALATQFLVRIKEHLEKWDWDEDLQR; encoded by the coding sequence ATGGCGAACGTGGTGATGCCCCAACTCGGCGAGACCGTGATCGAGGGAACGATCATCCGGTGGCTCAAGGCCGAGGGTGACGAGATCGCGCTCGATGAGCCCCTGTTCGAGATCTCGACCGACAAGGTCGACACCGAGGTGCCCTCGCCTGCGGCCGGAACCCTCGAACGCATCCTCGTCGCCGAGGGGCAGACCGTCCCCGTCGGCACCGAACTCGCACTGATCGGAGCAGCCGGATCCACCGGCGACGCCGACCGAGAGCTCCGGGACGAGGTTCCCCGCATGGCCGCGCCGGCCGAGCCCGCGACACCGGTGCCGGACGTTGCGGGGGGGCCCGCAGCCCCCCCGGCCGAACCGGCGGGTCCGCCGGCCACGCCCGCGATCCCTCCGACTCCGCCGGCCCCGCCCGTCGTGCGGATCGACGAGGGCGGTAACGAACCGGCCGATCGCGGTGCCAGGAGCGCCGTCCTGTCGCCCGTCGTGCGGCGACTGGCGGCCGAGAACGACATCGATCTGTCCCGGATCACCGGAACGGGGACCGGAGGAAGGATCACGCGCGCCGACGTCGAGGCGGCGGTCGCGTCGCCACCTACCCAGGCACCTGTCCCTGGGGCCGCTCCCCAGGCACCCACCCCCGCCGAGCGCCTCGCCGCCGAGCCGCCGAGCGCCGAGCCACCCGCCGTCGCTCCCGCCGTCGCCGCCGCCGGCCCCGTGTCGTCGCCGTCCGAGGGTGAGGAGGTCCAGCCGCTCTCCCACCTCCGTCGGGCGATCGCGTCGCACATGGTCGCGAGCAGCCAGACGGCGGCCCGCGCGTGGACCGTCGTCGAGGTCGACATGGAGAACATCGTCCGCCTGCGCGTCCGCGTGAAGGACGGCTTCCTCGAGCGCGAAGGGTTCAAGCTCACCTACATGCCGTTCGTGACGCGCGCGGCGAACGAGGCCCTGGCGGAGTTCCCGATGGTGAACGCGGAGCTTCGGGGCGAGGAGCTCGTCATGCGCCGTCAGTTCCACATGGGGATCGCGGTCTCGATCGAAGGCGGTCTGATCGTTCCCGTGATCGAGGACGCGGGATCGCTGAACCTCGTGGGCCTCGCCCGCGCGATCGACGACGTCGCGACCCGGGCGCGTTCCAAGCAGCTGAAGCCCGACGAGGTCCACGGCTCGACCTTCTCGATCACGAACCCGGGGGCCTTCGGCTCGCTTGCCTCGGTACCGATCATCAACCAGCCGAACACGGCGATCCTCAGCTTCGATGCGATCGAACCCCGCGCGGTCGTGATCGACGACGCGATCGCGATCCGACACCGCGTCTACCTGTCGATGTCGTGGGACCACCGGGTGATCGACGGAGCGCTGGCGACCCAGTTCCTGGTCCGGATCAAGGAGCATCTGGAGAAGTGGGACTGGGACGAGGATCTGCAGCGCTGA
- the gcvT gene encoding glycine cleavage system aminomethyltransferase GcvT: MIDSTVLKRSPLEKIHRELGAKLGPFGGWDMPIEYEGALAEHRAVRERVGLFDLTHLGKVDVTGPGALEMLQHVVTGDLERVQIGEALYNLVLNDRGGVVEDLIVYRLGEERYFVVPNAANATKVLRMLEEARASQPLHLLYHQDWCFLAVQGPRATEVVAGLFDGADQLGFMECRESEFRRRPVIVTRSGYTGEVGFELFTYQDIAEDLWSALIAAGTPAGIAPCGLAARDVLRLEMGYPLYGQDLSEDRTPFEAGLGWTVDLDKGDFRGREALQRQREHGIPGRLRGLMMDERRHIPRAHHVVLDGGDPVGEVTSGTFSPLLQRGIALAYLTEPDRLSPGDRMEVDIRGRRGAAQIVRPPFVDRSPR, from the coding sequence GTGATCGATTCCACCGTCCTGAAACGCAGCCCGCTCGAGAAGATCCACCGGGAGCTCGGCGCCAAGCTCGGCCCGTTCGGAGGCTGGGACATGCCGATCGAGTACGAGGGTGCCCTCGCGGAGCACCGAGCCGTCCGCGAGCGTGTCGGGTTGTTCGATCTCACGCACCTCGGCAAGGTCGACGTGACCGGCCCGGGGGCGCTGGAGATGCTGCAGCACGTCGTCACCGGGGATCTGGAACGTGTCCAGATCGGGGAGGCGCTCTACAACCTCGTGCTGAACGATCGAGGCGGGGTCGTCGAGGATCTGATCGTGTATCGGCTCGGGGAAGAGCGCTACTTCGTCGTCCCGAACGCCGCGAACGCCACGAAGGTGCTCCGGATGCTCGAGGAGGCGCGAGCGAGCCAGCCTCTGCACCTGCTCTACCACCAGGACTGGTGCTTCCTGGCCGTGCAGGGTCCGCGCGCCACCGAGGTCGTCGCCGGCCTCTTCGACGGTGCCGACCAGCTCGGATTCATGGAGTGCCGGGAGAGCGAGTTCCGCCGCCGCCCCGTGATCGTCACGCGATCCGGATACACGGGCGAGGTCGGGTTCGAGCTGTTCACCTACCAGGACATCGCCGAGGATCTGTGGAGCGCGCTGATCGCCGCCGGGACACCGGCGGGGATCGCGCCGTGTGGTCTCGCCGCTCGTGACGTCCTCCGGCTCGAGATGGGATACCCGCTCTACGGGCAGGATCTCTCCGAGGACCGCACCCCGTTCGAAGCGGGACTCGGGTGGACCGTCGACCTCGACAAGGGGGACTTCCGGGGCCGCGAGGCACTGCAGCGCCAGCGCGAACACGGCATCCCGGGCCGGTTGCGAGGACTGATGATGGACGAACGGCGCCACATCCCGCGTGCCCATCACGTGGTGCTCGACGGGGGCGATCCGGTGGGTGAAGTGACCAGCGGCACGTTCTCTCCTCTGCTCCAGCGGGGGATCGCGTTGGCGTACCTGACCGAGCCCGACCGCTTGTCTCCCGGCGATCGCATGGAGGTGGACATCAGGGGGCGCCGCGGAGCGGCGCAGATCGTGCGGCCCCCGTTCGTCGACAGATCTCCTCGGTAG
- a CDS encoding thiamine pyrophosphate-dependent dehydrogenase E1 component subunit alpha translates to MATAMSSQTGAQEGPGEFAGLSDDQLKRMLYLLKLCRHFDERMESLYRQGRLPGAIYSGRGQEGTHIGAASALQPEDSLFVTHRDLSAQLTKGLELKRVMAQFWGRIDGYTRGRDGNSHIGDWSGSKTFTVVSMLPNSHPVAVGAALAYKRRREPNIAMAICGEGSTSNGRWHESLNVAAIHQLPVVFFVNNNQYAYSTPNELEFKVPTVAERAVAYGIPGVRVDGANVLEVYEAAAKAAAKARTGGGPTLIESVSLRWRGHAGHDAAKYVPKELLDDHQQNRDPVARFEQLLLDKGVIAQGELDELQTRIHAEFAEGYDFAQASPFPEGGDVTRGLYTDDGYWSGEPGREGGTDA, encoded by the coding sequence GTGGCCACGGCGATGTCCTCGCAGACCGGCGCACAGGAAGGTCCCGGCGAGTTCGCCGGCCTGTCCGACGACCAGCTCAAGCGGATGCTCTATCTCCTGAAACTCTGCCGCCACTTCGACGAGCGCATGGAGTCGCTGTATCGCCAGGGGCGCCTGCCCGGCGCGATCTACTCCGGGCGGGGGCAGGAGGGGACCCACATCGGCGCGGCGTCCGCGCTGCAGCCCGAGGACTCGCTGTTCGTGACCCACCGAGACCTCTCGGCGCAGTTGACCAAGGGGCTCGAGCTCAAGCGCGTGATGGCGCAGTTCTGGGGCCGCATCGACGGCTACACGCGCGGGCGGGACGGCAACAGCCACATCGGCGACTGGTCGGGCTCGAAGACCTTCACGGTCGTGTCGATGCTGCCGAACTCCCACCCGGTCGCCGTGGGCGCGGCGTTGGCATACAAGCGAAGGCGCGAACCGAACATCGCGATGGCGATCTGCGGCGAGGGCTCGACGTCGAACGGACGGTGGCACGAATCGTTGAACGTCGCCGCGATCCATCAGCTGCCCGTGGTCTTCTTCGTGAACAACAACCAATACGCCTATTCGACGCCGAACGAGCTCGAGTTCAAGGTCCCGACGGTCGCCGAGCGAGCTGTGGCGTACGGGATCCCGGGGGTTCGCGTCGACGGCGCGAACGTGCTCGAGGTCTACGAGGCCGCCGCCAAGGCCGCGGCGAAGGCACGGACCGGCGGAGGCCCGACCCTGATCGAGTCGGTGTCGCTGCGCTGGCGCGGCCACGCGGGACACGACGCCGCCAAGTACGTCCCGAAGGAACTGCTCGACGACCACCAGCAGAACAGGGACCCGGTGGCGCGATTCGAGCAGCTCCTGCTGGACAAGGGCGTGATCGCGCAGGGGGAGCTGGACGAGCTGCAGACCCGGATCCATGCCGAGTTCGCCGAGGGCTACGACTTCGCGCAAGCGTCCCCGTTCCCCGAGGGGGGCGACGTCACACGGGGCCTGTACACCGACGACGGCTACTGGAGCGGCGAACCCGGCCGCGAGGGAGGAACCGACGCATGA
- the lpdA gene encoding dihydrolipoyl dehydrogenase — protein MSDDYDVAVIGAGTGGYSCALRAAELGARVVLIDRDERLGGTCLLRGCIPTKALLRSAEVADTVERSEEWGVVADGHVDWPAVVAFENRIVDKLVSGVTTLVNLRRIEVVRGTATLVPGTGDRRAIDVAGHAITAGEVVIATGSRPRLLPGVPVTERILTSDQALWLDRIPASVVIVGAGAVGLEFASMYRSFGAEVTLLEAAERLAPLEDEESSTQIARGFRRRKISATTSVNVAEVKDAGDRVDVTYEREGTPTTVSSEVCLVAIGREPVTDDLGLEAAGVELERGFVKVDSQLQTTASHVWAVGDVAATPLQLAHVAFTEGFATAERIAGQQVPEIDYTQMPRVTYCSPEIASIGLTEAQARARGEDVQVQLLDLKGIGKANILGEGGLVKVVARTDGPILGIHMVGPHATDLIAEGMLITNWEATAAELAELHHPHPSLSEAFGESFLALAGKPLHSA, from the coding sequence ATGTCCGACGACTACGACGTAGCGGTCATCGGCGCCGGCACGGGGGGCTACTCCTGTGCTCTCCGGGCCGCCGAACTCGGCGCTCGCGTCGTGCTGATCGACCGCGACGAGCGCCTCGGCGGCACCTGCCTCCTGCGCGGCTGCATCCCGACGAAGGCGCTGCTGCGCTCGGCCGAGGTCGCCGACACCGTCGAGCGTTCCGAGGAATGGGGTGTCGTTGCCGACGGGCACGTGGATTGGCCCGCGGTCGTGGCGTTCGAGAACCGCATCGTGGACAAGCTCGTCTCGGGCGTGACCACCCTCGTGAACCTGCGGCGGATCGAGGTCGTGCGCGGCACCGCCACGTTGGTCCCGGGGACGGGTGACCGTCGCGCGATCGACGTCGCGGGACACGCGATCACGGCCGGCGAGGTCGTGATTGCGACCGGCTCGCGGCCGCGACTTCTCCCCGGTGTCCCGGTGACCGAGCGCATCCTCACGAGCGATCAGGCGCTCTGGCTCGACCGGATCCCGGCCTCGGTCGTGATCGTCGGGGCCGGGGCCGTCGGCCTCGAGTTCGCTTCGATGTACCGCTCGTTCGGGGCGGAGGTCACCCTCCTCGAAGCGGCCGAGCGTCTCGCGCCTCTGGAGGACGAGGAGAGCTCCACACAGATCGCACGTGGGTTCCGTCGCCGGAAGATCTCCGCCACCACTTCGGTGAACGTCGCCGAGGTCAAGGACGCCGGCGACCGGGTCGATGTGACCTACGAACGGGAGGGCACTCCCACCACGGTCTCGTCTGAGGTGTGTCTGGTCGCGATCGGCCGAGAGCCCGTCACCGACGACCTGGGACTGGAGGCCGCCGGAGTGGAACTCGAACGAGGGTTCGTGAAGGTCGACAGCCAGTTGCAGACCACCGCCTCCCACGTCTGGGCGGTCGGCGACGTGGCCGCGACACCGCTACAACTCGCGCACGTCGCATTCACCGAAGGATTCGCCACCGCCGAGCGGATCGCGGGGCAACAGGTGCCCGAGATCGACTACACCCAGATGCCGCGGGTCACCTATTGCAGCCCCGAGATCGCGTCGATCGGGTTGACCGAGGCGCAGGCGCGAGCCCGTGGGGAGGACGTGCAGGTACAGCTCCTCGACCTCAAGGGGATCGGCAAGGCCAACATCCTCGGCGAAGGCGGCCTCGTGAAGGTCGTCGCTCGCACCGACGGACCGATCCTCGGCATCCACATGGTCGGCCCGCACGCGACGGACCTGATCGCGGAGGGGATGCTGATCACGAACTGGGAGGCGACGGCCGCCGAGTTGGCCGAGCTGCACCATCCGCACCCGTCCCTGTCCGAAGCCTTCGGCGAGTCGTTCCTCGCACTCGCCGGCAAGCCCCTCCACTCCGCCTAA
- a CDS encoding tetratricopeptide repeat protein: MAGPMQGHVLERPEPTTVDVTDADFEQSVIEESKRRPVVVDLWADWCQPCKTLGPILERTAEKHAGAFLLAKLDVDANPMVAGALGVQSIPTVVAFKDGQPVDGFVGSYPEPEVERFVAGLVPSETEAAAEQAVAQAEAGDVVVAEAELREVLARDADNEQARLGLGALLAERGDLDDARELVTPLLPSAEAERILSKVRVGEWAAIDPAATGVDAAKVRAVKGQIREALDDLLELAPTDDEARTAMLDLFNALDEDDPLVGEYRRKLSSALF, from the coding sequence ATGGCAGGACCAATGCAGGGACACGTCCTCGAACGTCCCGAGCCCACCACCGTCGACGTCACCGACGCCGACTTCGAACAGAGCGTGATCGAGGAGTCCAAGCGCCGGCCGGTGGTCGTCGACCTGTGGGCGGACTGGTGCCAGCCGTGCAAGACGCTCGGCCCGATCCTCGAGCGGACGGCCGAGAAGCACGCCGGGGCGTTCCTGCTGGCCAAGCTTGACGTGGACGCGAACCCGATGGTCGCCGGCGCCCTGGGAGTGCAGAGCATCCCGACGGTCGTTGCCTTCAAGGACGGCCAACCGGTCGACGGGTTCGTCGGCTCCTACCCCGAGCCCGAGGTGGAGCGATTCGTCGCCGGCCTGGTGCCCTCCGAGACGGAGGCGGCCGCCGAGCAGGCGGTTGCACAGGCCGAGGCGGGTGACGTCGTCGTCGCCGAGGCAGAGCTCCGTGAGGTCCTCGCTCGCGACGCCGACAACGAGCAGGCGCGGCTCGGGCTCGGCGCGCTGCTCGCCGAGCGAGGGGATCTCGACGACGCCCGGGAGCTCGTGACACCCCTGCTTCCGTCCGCGGAGGCCGAACGGATCCTGTCGAAGGTCCGGGTGGGGGAGTGGGCGGCGATCGACCCCGCGGCGACCGGTGTGGATGCCGCGAAGGTGCGCGCGGTCAAGGGGCAGATCCGCGAAGCGCTCGATGATCTCCTCGAGCTGGCGCCGACCGACGACGAGGCGCGGACCGCGATGCTGGACCTGTTCAACGCCCTCGATGAGGACGATCCGCTCGTGGGCGAGTACCGGCGCAAATTGTCCAGCGCCCTGTTCTGA
- the lipB gene encoding lipoyl(octanoyl) transferase LipB, with protein sequence MTRDGWLLRPAPEPDGLVDYDAANEAMHALAERRLAGDVPDTLVVVEHPPVFTAGRTAKPEHAVWSEARIHEAGGAVRWIDRGGSFTFHGPGQLVGYPIVDLGPRPDVVGYVRALEEIVIRAGADLGLRLHRSEVQTGVWSGDRKVCAIGVRIKRMRVSLHGFAVNCTTDLSWYDAIVPCGLAHTGVTSLSALAGHSITVSDLEPLVVAHMEDLLGVRLRPGPDAESTAFGAIPAGVS encoded by the coding sequence ATGACGCGCGACGGCTGGCTGCTGCGACCGGCTCCCGAACCGGACGGTCTCGTCGACTACGACGCGGCCAACGAGGCGATGCACGCCCTCGCCGAGCGCCGGCTCGCCGGCGACGTTCCCGACACACTGGTCGTGGTGGAACACCCCCCGGTGTTCACGGCGGGCCGAACCGCGAAACCGGAGCATGCGGTGTGGAGCGAAGCGCGGATCCACGAGGCGGGAGGGGCCGTGCGGTGGATCGATCGAGGCGGGTCGTTCACGTTCCACGGACCCGGGCAGCTCGTCGGCTACCCGATCGTCGATCTCGGCCCCCGTCCCGATGTCGTCGGGTACGTGCGGGCGCTCGAGGAGATCGTGATCCGCGCCGGAGCCGATCTCGGCCTGCGTCTGCACCGGAGTGAGGTTCAGACCGGCGTGTGGAGCGGCGATCGGAAGGTCTGCGCGATCGGCGTGCGCATCAAGCGGATGCGCGTCAGCCTGCACGGGTTCGCGGTGAACTGCACGACCGATCTGAGCTGGTACGACGCGATCGTTCCCTGTGGCCTCGCGCACACGGGGGTCACGTCGCTGTCGGCGCTCGCCGGCCACTCGATCACCGTGAGCGACCTCGAGCCGCTGGTCGTGGCGCACATGGAGGATCTGCTCGGGGTGCGGTTGCGCCCTGGTCCGGACGCCGAATCCACCGCGTTCGGTGCGATCCCCGCCGGGGTGTCGTGA
- a CDS encoding methyltransferase domain-containing protein, translating to MSDVHDELRHWWNRDAETYDRSPSHGLSDPVEAAAWRAVMSDVLPPPPARVLDAGAGTGSMSLLAAELGHEVTALDLSEGMLEQAKRKAAERGLDLSFVQGPAHEPPEGPFDAVIERHMLWTAPDPITILHAWREAIAPQGRLVLFEGSWAAAGPVRVLREKAADLVRRAYRIPHDHHDEYAPDLWEQLPFAQMTGPAPLIEALYRSGWRGVRIRRLRDVEWARIEAGPPVLSWFETTPMWVLVADA from the coding sequence ATGTCCGACGTCCACGACGAACTGCGCCACTGGTGGAACCGTGACGCCGAGACCTACGATCGCTCGCCCTCGCATGGTCTGTCGGATCCGGTCGAAGCGGCGGCGTGGCGCGCCGTGATGTCCGACGTCCTGCCGCCTCCGCCGGCGCGGGTCCTGGACGCCGGGGCGGGAACGGGCTCGATGAGCCTGCTCGCCGCGGAGCTCGGCCACGAGGTCACCGCGCTCGACCTCTCCGAAGGGATGCTGGAGCAGGCCAAGCGGAAGGCGGCGGAGCGTGGCCTCGACCTGTCGTTCGTCCAAGGCCCGGCACACGAACCGCCGGAGGGGCCGTTCGACGCCGTGATCGAGCGGCACATGCTGTGGACCGCCCCGGACCCCATCACGATCCTGCACGCGTGGCGCGAAGCGATCGCCCCGCAGGGGCGGCTCGTCCTGTTCGAGGGGAGCTGGGCGGCGGCCGGCCCGGTGCGCGTCCTCCGCGAGAAAGCTGCGGACCTGGTTCGGCGCGCGTATCGGATCCCACACGACCATCACGACGAGTACGCGCCGGACCTGTGGGAGCAGCTCCCCTTCGCGCAGATGACCGGCCCGGCACCCTTGATCGAGGCGCTCTACCGATCCGGGTGGCGGGGTGTGCGCATCCGTCGGTTGCGCGACGTCGAGTGGGCTCGGATCGAGGCCGGACCACCGGTGCTCTCGTGGTTCGAGACGACCCCGATGTGGGTGCTGGTGGCCGACGCATAG
- a CDS encoding alpha-ketoacid dehydrogenase subunit beta, producing the protein MSQASAPVESGAAGHGNEPRGKRTDTGEATYLIAIAEALWEEMERDERVYLLGEDIGVYGGAFKVTEGFIERFGAERVMDTPICEETIMGMSVGSAMEGMRPVAEVQYADFIVNGFDELVNVAGKNHYRSGVPVPMVVRGPSGGGVRASSFHSQNPEPWFAYTPGLKVICPAFPSDAKGLLKSAIRDDNPCIFFEHKWIYRRIKEVVPEEPDYTVPIGTAKVRREGADVSIVTYGAMVHKALEAADDLAEKGVSAEVVDLRTITPLDTETVLRSVEKTSRALVLYESHRFLGAGAEVAATIAEEAFEHLDAPVARLAPPNVPVPFSPALEDAFLPDVADIEEAVDRLAAW; encoded by the coding sequence ATGAGCCAGGCCTCCGCACCGGTCGAGTCCGGCGCCGCCGGCCACGGGAACGAGCCGCGCGGCAAACGCACCGATACCGGCGAGGCCACCTACCTGATCGCGATCGCCGAAGCGCTCTGGGAGGAGATGGAACGCGACGAACGCGTGTACCTGCTGGGCGAGGACATCGGCGTCTACGGCGGCGCCTTCAAGGTCACCGAGGGATTCATCGAGCGGTTCGGCGCCGAGCGCGTGATGGATACCCCGATCTGCGAAGAGACGATCATGGGCATGTCGGTGGGATCCGCGATGGAGGGCATGCGCCCCGTGGCCGAGGTCCAGTACGCCGACTTCATCGTGAACGGCTTCGACGAGCTGGTGAACGTCGCCGGGAAGAACCACTACCGCTCGGGGGTGCCGGTGCCGATGGTGGTGCGCGGGCCTAGCGGGGGCGGTGTGCGCGCGAGCTCGTTCCATTCGCAGAATCCCGAACCGTGGTTCGCGTACACGCCGGGACTCAAGGTGATCTGTCCGGCCTTTCCGTCCGATGCCAAGGGCCTGTTGAAGTCGGCGATCCGGGACGACAACCCCTGCATCTTCTTCGAGCACAAGTGGATCTACCGGAGGATCAAAGAGGTGGTGCCGGAGGAACCCGACTACACCGTGCCGATCGGCACAGCCAAGGTGCGGCGTGAAGGCGCGGACGTGTCGATCGTCACCTACGGGGCGATGGTCCACAAGGCGCTCGAGGCGGCGGATGACCTCGCTGAGAAGGGAGTGTCCGCCGAGGTCGTCGACCTGCGCACGATCACTCCCCTGGACACCGAGACCGTGCTGCGGTCGGTCGAGAAGACGTCGCGCGCGCTCGTGCTCTACGAGAGCCACCGGTTCCTCGGAGCCGGTGCCGAGGTGGCCGCGACGATCGCCGAGGAGGCGTTCGAGCACCTCGACGCGCCGGTCGCGCGACTCGCGCCTCCGAACGTCCCGGTGCCCTTCTCTCCGGCGCTCGAGGACGCGTTCCTCCCGGATGTGGCGGACATCGAGGAGGCGGTGGATCGGCTCGCGGCCTGGTGA